aattttttcggtttttcgattttgcccccggtggaaaaatttttttgccccaaacctttcatattttgccccaaaaccttcatattttgccccaaaaactcgtattttgcccaaaaaccttcaaagTTTTCTCAAAcaactctatattttgccccaaaacagcTATATTCTGCAAAAAAAAATTccctacgttttaaaaaaaaaatcgcccccggtgaaaaattttcctggatccgccactgttTATGTCTATGCGTAATTATAAATAAGTGGTAGTTGGTTTTGCATGTAATGGTTCAAATAAGTTTTTAAATAAACACTACAACAAATTATAAATTAGTAGATTCTTTACGCTTTATTTTTCACGCATCATGGAAGCGTGACAATAATATTAAAGATGATCACATTTATAAATGTGTGTATTTAGGTACACGCATAATAGTGTGAAGAAATCATATACATAAATTATTATGACGTAATTTTTCCTATATTTATGAGtgttatcaaaatgtattaaacttCCTCACGCTATTGAGTGTTGAAGAATACATACTTTTTTCACGTATATAATAGTGAAGATATCTATCTTTTTCGACACACATCTAAGCGTGTGGAGTTTGCAAATCATCCTCACACTTTCAAGTGTGTGAATATTTTCTTCACGCTTTAATTAACACGTAAAATATACTCATCCTATCTACTCCgtataaatttaaaatttaaaataattaataattttttattccgtattaaattaaattaaaattgaaaATAGCGTGATAAGTGTCAATGTTCCGAAACAGATAATAAATCCCCAATTCACTCTCACATCTCTCGCCATTTTCGCTCTGTGTAGTCGAAAAGCTTGAAACACTAATTTCCACCATTTATCATTTCTAAAAGCTAATACAACTTTACCGCACATGTATTCGTTTGGGGAAAAACTTAAACATTGAATTTTATTTAAAGCTTTTCATGTTGTAAATAAgagatttcaaaataagttcccgACAATGTAGTTATTTTCATTTTTTGAGAAAtgcaataaagatattaattaaaaaaaaaaaaaaaaaaacctcactAGATTACCAAAAACCAAAGACTTGATCGACAACTTGAGTTTCTGATTATGATGAGAGTCAAGGCTTGCTAACTTTTCATTTTAGTTcatcgtattttttttttttttttttttgaaaagcaagaatttGTATTAAACCAACAATTACAAAGAGTATAAACCTCCAATAGATCATTGGAGACAAACAGACCGGATTACAAACTAACTAGACCACGAAAAGCACTAGAAGGAAAATGAACATGAAAATGACTAAAAACTAACACCCGAGGGATATAAAAACATCAACTCGAAAGGTAAGATGAGGGATTTGAGATCCACACGAGCCAGTCGAGTTTCCTGTCCTTCGATCTTGTTGATATCCACTCGAACGACCTTATTTGTATTTCATTAAAGGCTACCGGAACAGTCCAATTACTTCCCCGAAAGACTTTGTTGTTTCTATTTTTCCATATCAGGTAAGCACTAATCCATCTAACAGCTAGCCAAACCTTCATTCCAAACTTAGAGGTATACGAAGCAGAATCGTCACCAAGAACTTCTTGAATACTAAAGCTAGAGAAGGAACCCATATTCCACCATTTGTAAACCCTATCCCAAATATCAAGagcgtgtttacaaaagataattgAGTGTTCAACGGATTCCAAATCATCGTCGCAAAGTGGGCAACGAACACTATCAAGGTCAATCCCCCTCTTGTCTAATTCTAAATGAACCGGAAGTCTTTTTTTAAGGGTCTGCCACGCGAAGATCTCGATCTTTTTTGGAATAATGTTGTTATGTATGGTACATAAGGATGATCCATTTGAGCCAAGTAACCGGGTATCAACTGAAGATGCAAGAGACTTGACACGAAACAAACCATCACTATCTAAGGTCCATACCCATCGATCCGGACCATCACCCTGTTCATACCTGAAGGATTTGATCAGACCTGTAAGCACGTTGAGTTCATCCGTTACTCGACCAGTAGGAGGCCGCACCTAGTTGGTGTTTAATGCGGAATCATCGCTGCCACTTAAAACTCAATCCTTTACTGTTACATCCGCGTTACTTTCTAGCCTATATAATCTGGGAAAAAGGTTAGAGAGTTTGTCAATACTAATCCAATGATCATGCCAGAAGGACGTGCTGCCACCATCGTGAATTGATCTGCGAAAACAGTTTGAAAACTCCACTTGGGACAGCTCAATAGCCTTTCCTGCCATTATAATGTTAGTCCACGTCCCGGGTACTAGAGAGGTAGAACTCCCCGTAACCAGTCCGCCATAAACACCGTATATACTACGTATGATTTTAACCCAAAAAGCGTTGGTTtcagttttaaacctccaccaccacttcccCAAAAGAGCCAAGTTTTTACTTTTTAAAGACCCGATGTTAAGCCCCCCGTTTTCATAAGAATTTAAAATACCCTCCCATTTAATCCAAGCTATATATTGTTGTgagcccgacccgccccaaaaaaaattcCGTCTTACACTCTCAAGTAGTTTGATCACACATTGCGGGGCACGGAATAGCGAGAAGTAGTACAATGGGAGACTCGAGAGCACCGATTTGATGAGTATCAATCTTCCACCAACTGACATCGATCTCATTTTCCAACTTGATAATcttttttcaaatttatcaatGACCGGTTGCCAATCACTAACCTTTTTCATCCTGGAGCCAATTGGGATACCTAGGTAGATAAAGGGAAAATGACCGACTTGGCAGCCTAAGTGTTGAGCCACGGGGTTGATATCCGCCTGATTTACATTTACTCCATACACATAACTTTTACTAAAATTCACTTTTAATCCGGAAGCTAGCTCGAAGCATTTAAGTATGTTGCGGAGGTTAAAAGCATTTCTATGGCTCCATTCACCGAAAAAAATCGTGTCATCCGCGTATTGTAGGTGTGACACTAGAATTTTGTCTTTCCCGACCTCAATACCTTTAAACAAGTTTCTTTCTAAACCCGCTTTTGTAAGGATGTTCAACCCTTCAGCCGCAAGAATATAGAGGAAAGGAGATAGCGGGTCTCCTTGCCTCACACCTCTACCAAGTAAGAATTCGTGAGTCGGTGACCCGTTAACTAAAATAGAAACGGAGGCCGATTTTAGACACGAGCTAATCCAACTACGCCACTTTACGCCGAAACCCATACACTTCATTACATCTAGCAGAAACTTCCAGTTGAGGCTATCGAACGCCTTCTCGAAATCAACCTTAAAAATGAGACCTTTCGTTTTTTTAGCTTTTAGGAAGTCAACCGTTTCGTTAGCGATTAAAGCGCCATCAAGGATGAAGCGCCCTTTTAAGAAAGCGCTTTGTTCACAACCTACGAGGTTTGGGAGCACCTTTCGCAGCCGAGATGATAGCATTTTAGCCACTATCTTGTAGTAGCATCCGATAAGGCTAATGGGTCTAAAGTCACCGAGGCATAAAGGATCTGATTTTTTTGGCACGAGAGTGATAAAGGATGCATTGCATCCTTTGGAAAACTCACCTTTTTCCCAAAACCATGTGATAGCTTCAAGGAGATTCCTTTTGATGGTGTTCCAATATTTTTTGAAGAATCTAAAATTGAACCCGTCCGGTCCCGGGGCCTTGATGCTACCACAATCATTTATTACTTCAAAGATTTCTGATTCTGGAAAGCTATTTTCTAATTCGGCTGCCTCAATCTGAGTAATCGAGGGATAGTGAAGATCTTCCAGTGACGGTATGGAGATGTTTGGCTCATCGAAATTTTTTGAAAAGTGGTTTAGAGTCGCCTGTTTAATGTCAAGAGGGTTATCATTCCATACACCATCAATATTGAGCCCTCTAATATTATTCCGATTGTAATTATTGCGGATGACCGAGTGAAAGTACTTTGAATTCTCATCTCCTTCTAAGATCCAACGAACACGAGCCTTTTGTTTCATCATACTAGTTTTAATTTTTTCTTTATCGAACCAACACTTACGAGCCTCTTTCCAATCGGCTAAATCCTGTTCTGATAAGGAGGAAGATTCAGCTTTAATCTCTAAGGATTGAGCAATGTTTTTGAAGTTATCGATATCGTTATCAAGTTGACCGAATTTTTTATCACTCCATAACTTAAGGGCTGCCTTTGTTTTTTTAAGTTTGGCCATGAAATTACAGTCTTTACGTGGGCCAGCGGTGACAGTTTCGGCCCAAGTGGATAGGATTATTTGCTCAGCTTCTTTATCATCAAGCCATGCATCGAACACTAATCATATTTTAGTGCAACTTTTATGACAAATGTTCGACGGGTATATTGGTGTTCAGGGGCGAATCCATGTATATACccgcaaggttggagaactcggatttcGGGGATATCTCGTTTGAACATTtttggggagatctcggcatctccggataatctcggacgttgacttacgttgacttctttgtttttttaatataaatatataaaaataaataaatatatgtatgtatatttatatacaatttTATGAGATTTTACAAAAAAAACTAAGAAATGAGTTAGAGAAAATTCGAGATTTtacgagaaaattcgagaaatgagcgagaaaattcgagaaatcgtggctttgatcaAGTTTTACCCCGTTGactgagaaatctcgggagatggacatctcgtctcggttgccttccaaAAACGAGATCATGGGGAGAAATAACGAGATTTACAGCAGTGTATACTCGTGGGGGCTAGTttgaatttaattttttttttaacaaagtaCTCCTTAAATTGTATGAGACAACACTAAATTTAACTGTAGGAGCTTATATATTTTTAGGGTTCATAGTTTTTTTAGATAAACAACCAATATACTCTTCAAATTGTATAGGACATCACTAATTTTAACCATAGCACCTCgtatatttttagaatttatatttttttaattaaatcatTAAGTagtattcaaatataattagtactgaaaaaaaaaattcgGGACTTCATTGACTTCTAATTCTGAAATCGGTTACTTTTGGTGTTTCTTGTAAACTATTGTTGAATAGAAATAAAGGGTCTTTCCGATGTTTCAACATATTTGTGTAACTAGATGCTTGGTGTTTTGTTGGATCAAGTTCGTGATTCTGATTAATTCGTAACATTCATAATTTGTAGTTATTAAGTAATTTATATAATATGTGCTAATAAAAATAGTATAACCATAATGCTAACCGGTACTTGAAAGCGATAAGAGTGCTAAGAATGCTCTCAATGGTACCGCCTTCACCACCGCTCTCCTTCCCATCGCCTTGCTTCATGCCATATTTCCACATAATTGAGGATGGACATTTTTATGCTTGTACTCATAGGCGGATTATAAGGGGGGCATGGGTGGGCCATGATCCATGCAAAAATCTAAGATATATCTATTATAATTTAGAGATTCATACAAATTCATCATATGTATTCGTTGGTTTTGAACAATAGTCCCTACTTCCTAGAACAATAAAAAATTATTATCTGTTTCGGAACATTGACACTTATCACGCTATTTTCAATttcaatttaaatttaatttaatacggaataaaaaattattaattaagccctagaacaataaagatttaaactttgtcggcaaaattatcgctttttcggttgattttgtagattaagtaattacgaaggcgatgcaaaaataatcaagtaaaacggagctaaaacggtgaaagacaagaaatcaagttacgatccagtgaatcaaggctgaccatgcccaaaaacggcctgccatactgtaaagacccgtccttatccatctggacaaaatcttcaacatttggttccattgcgacgatcgactccaagtaatgcctttagtatgagctaatgcacagcggaagacttaattcgtacctgagaataaacatgctttaaaatgtcaacataaagttggtgagatatataggtttgatgctagcagcgttataactattgatcacaagatttcatatgtaaacattttaataaaaatattctaagtggttgagcacttggtaaccatacttaacatttaatcacgtcgcatattccctttattatgaaatcttactacactgtaccaagtgtagtcacgaaacgaagtactgtgcaaccgttgaatactggtcgtccagtccggttggggttgtcaggcccgatagatctatcaacaggattcgcgtttacaataccgctgtaaataatagttaccaagctacagggaagtatgccagtggtacaactcaacgtagaatatatttttgatcacttgtgtccataacgtaaatcatttataaaaacagcgcatgtattctcagcccaaaaatatttaaagtttaaaaagggactatatactcacctaatgtattttgtagtaaaaatacatgtaacaccattggtaacttataaggttggccttcgattcatgaacctatatcattcgtatatatattaatacatatacaggaaatcacataattttcctttattaaatatatattatttatgtgctcGTAGTTTATATAATTCACATTAAATTCTAtttaaattatatacatatattatgtcttaaagtatatgttatatttacctatttgtatatatttaaaatggttaaaatctatacatttagttgtagtaatatatccaaatatatatacaaaattgtttagtgttatatttataaattaatagtttgttatatgtaattatatgtatatatatgtagaaaATATTAATAGAtttgttatatatagttatgtgaatttattaatactaatatttaaggaaaataaatattttttttttttttttaaactaccgataataataataataacgttcctaattatgttaataataataacagttatcTTTAGTAACAACCATATTAATGTTAcccttaattattttaataactatattactagtattaataataataataacaattaaataaaaaaatttataataataataatagtaataatgatgcaaataataataataataataataataataataataataataaaaatgagtttgAATGTGTAAAACTACCTTAGAGATCCTTTTAAAAAAACATATGTCCCAAGTtaagatcgaacccgagaccttcaTTTAACACACATTGATACTTAGCCAGCTGATCCGCCCAGATTTTCTGATTAATAACCAACCCGTAATATTATAACCCGTTTAG
This genomic window from Rutidosis leptorrhynchoides isolate AG116_Rl617_1_P2 chromosome 2, CSIRO_AGI_Rlap_v1, whole genome shotgun sequence contains:
- the LOC139889327 gene encoding uncharacterized protein, producing MWKYGMKQGDGKESGGEGVFDAWLDDKEAEQIILSTWAETVTAGPRKDCNFMAKLKKTKAALKLWSDKKFGQLDNDIDNFKNIAQSLEIKAESSSLSEQDLADWKEARKCWFDKEKIKTSMMKQKARVRWILEGDENSKYFHSVIRNNYNRNNIRGLNIDGVWNDNPLDIKQATLNHFSKNFDEPNISIPSLEDLHYPSITQIEAAELENSFPESEIFEVINDCGSIKAPGPDGFNFRFFKKYWNTIKRNLLEAITWFWEKGEFSKGCNASFITLVPKKSDPLCLGDFRPISLIGCYYKIVAKMLSSRLRKVLPNLVGCEQSAFLKGRFILDGALIANETVDFLKAKKTKGLIFKVDFEKAFDSLNWKFLLDVMKCMGFGVKWRSWISSCLKSASVSILVNGSPTHEFLLGRGVRQGDPLSPFLYILAAEGLNILTKAGLERNLFKGIEVGKDKILVSHLQYADDTIFFGEWSHRNAFNLRNILKCFELASGLKVNFSKSYVYGVNVNQADINPVAQHLGCQVGHFPFIYLGIPIGSRMKKVSDWQPVIDKFEKRLSSWKMRSMSVGGRLILIKSVLSSLPLYYFSLFRAPQCVIKLLESVRRNFFWGGSGSQQYIAWIKWEGILNSYENGGLNIGSLKSKNLALLGKWWWRFKTETNAFWVKIIRSIYGVYGGLVTGSSTSLVPGTWTNIIMAGKAIELSQVEFSNCFRRSIHDGGSTSFWHDHWISIDKLSNLFPRLYRLESNADVTGDGPDRWVWTLDSDGLFRVKSLASSVDTRLLGSNGSSLCTIHNNIIPKKIEIFAWQTLKKRLPVHLELDKRGIDLDSVRCPLCDDDLESVEHSIIFCKHALDIWDRVYKWWNMGSFSSFSIQEVLGDDSASYTSKFGMKVWLAVRWISAYLIWKNRNNKVFRGSNWTVPVAFNEIQIRSFEWISTRSKDRKLDWLVWISNPSSYLSS